In Ignavibacteria bacterium, a single window of DNA contains:
- a CDS encoding S46 family peptidase yields MKNTIKILLLLFVLLTPIYIYSQGTYGVNLDTVKAQKFDNGKMWTFDFPPLDYFQSEYGFRPTQEWLDNVRMSALRFADYCSASFVSEDGLVMTNHHCGRESVSQVEKEGEDLHKEGFLAMKIEDERKVPGLFVDQLIKIIDVTKEMQTAIDQGKDIEERDDFKFKKTTEIESRYKEGTSVVCQVVSLYNGGVYSAYIYKRYNDVRLVFAPEDNAGFFGGDPDNFTYPRYTLDCTFFRVYDEAGNPLKVNNFFRWSSNGAAPGEPIFVVGNPGSTSRLLTVSQLEFKRDITDPLILNYINNIVDSLYRVLAANPDKEKELNNELFNYTNSQKVYKGTLKGLNDGVLMARKKDFEKNFIKAVNSNEKLKAKYGNVWNDISELVKQKKEIFEKNKSGDFRSLYRKLQVFGAKEEYYNQILGRAIYDVYGTKIPPDATFTLRISDGVIKSYDYNGTIAPPNTTFYGMLDRYYSFDKKYPWEVHSRWLNPPADFDLGTPFNFISTNDIIGGNSGSPMINKNSEIVGLIFDGNIESMPGEFIYSSDVPTTVSVDSRGLLEAINDMYNLKRIGSELVNGKITNN; encoded by the coding sequence ATGAAAAACACAATAAAGATATTATTACTATTATTTGTATTATTAACACCTATATATATATACTCACAAGGCACTTACGGAGTTAATTTAGATACCGTAAAAGCACAAAAATTCGATAATGGAAAGATGTGGACTTTTGACTTTCCTCCACTGGATTATTTTCAATCGGAATACGGATTCAGACCTACACAAGAATGGCTTGATAATGTAAGAATGTCAGCATTGAGATTTGCTGATTACTGTTCAGCATCATTTGTCTCTGAAGACGGACTTGTAATGACCAACCACCATTGCGGCAGGGAATCTGTTTCACAAGTAGAGAAAGAGGGAGAAGACCTTCATAAAGAAGGTTTTTTAGCGATGAAAATTGAGGATGAGAGGAAAGTACCGGGATTGTTTGTAGATCAGCTAATAAAGATTATTGATGTTACAAAAGAGATGCAAACAGCGATAGATCAGGGAAAGGATATAGAAGAGAGAGATGATTTCAAGTTTAAAAAGACTACAGAAATTGAAAGCAGGTATAAAGAGGGAACAAGTGTTGTATGTCAGGTAGTTTCTCTATATAATGGAGGAGTATATTCAGCATACATATACAAAAGATACAACGACGTCAGGTTAGTATTTGCTCCAGAAGACAATGCAGGATTCTTCGGCGGAGATCCCGATAACTTTACTTATCCGAGGTACACCCTTGATTGCACGTTCTTCCGAGTGTATGACGAAGCGGGAAATCCATTAAAAGTAAATAACTTTTTCAGATGGAGCAGCAACGGGGCAGCACCAGGAGAGCCGATATTTGTTGTTGGAAATCCGGGCTCTACATCAAGACTTCTTACTGTTTCACAGCTTGAGTTTAAAAGAGATATAACAGACCCGTTAATACTTAATTATATAAATAATATTGTTGACAGTCTTTATAGAGTTTTAGCGGCTAATCCTGATAAGGAAAAAGAATTGAATAATGAGTTGTTTAACTATACGAACAGCCAGAAAGTATACAAGGGTACTCTGAAGGGACTAAATGACGGAGTGTTAATGGCAAGAAAAAAGGATTTCGAAAAGAATTTCATTAAAGCAGTTAACAGTAATGAGAAATTGAAAGCAAAATACGGAAACGTATGGAATGATATATCAGAATTAGTGAAACAAAAGAAAGAAATATTCGAAAAGAATAAAAGCGGGGATTTCAGGTCATTATACAGAAAACTTCAGGTATTTGGTGCTAAAGAGGAATATTATAATCAGATATTAGGGCGAGCTATATATGACGTTTACGGTACCAAGATACCACCGGATGCAACTTTCACTTTACGAATATCTGATGGCGTAATAAAGAGTTACGATTATAATGGAACAATAGCACCTCCTAACACGACGTTCTATGGCATGCTTGACAGGTATTATTCGTTTGACAAAAAGTATCCATGGGAAGTTCACAGTAGATGGCTTAATCCACCCGCGGATTTTGATTTAGGTACGCCATTTAACTTTATATCAACAAATGACATAATCGGGGGGAATTCAGGGAGTCCGATGATTAACAAGAATTCTGAAATAGTGGGGCTTATTTTTGACGGTAATATAGAGAGCATGCCGGGAGAGTTTATTTATTCGAGTGATGTACCGACGACAGTATCGGTTGATTCAAGAGGACTTCTTGAAGCAATAAACGATATGTACAATCTAAAGAGGATTGGTTCTGAGTTAGTAAACGGAAAGATAACAAACAACTAA
- a CDS encoding S46 family peptidase, whose translation MLKRVIRVLVLMLVVYSSTSYSQYYGVNLDTVKSSKYDMGKMWTFDFPPVDYFNETYGFKPTQEWLDHVRMSAIRFATYCSSSFVSGDGLVMTNHHCGRESVSQVEKEGEDLHNMGFLAMKLEDERPVPNLFVDQLVKIINVTDEVQTAIETGKTNEEKVANKKVKIQEIEKRVAAETGLRCQVVTLFNGAVYSAYVYKRYTDVRLVMAPEDQAGFFGGDYDNFTYPRYNLDMTFFRVYGDDGKPLKTEHYYKWSPGGAKPGEPIFVVGNPGRTERLNTYSQLEVARDYTNPDVLAMLDMLVNTYTDIIAKNPDKGKEMNNTLFSMANSQKVYKGMVKALNDPVLMAKKRHFEKTFRAAVDANPTLKSKYGKAWDEISDANTELKKMYNEIYSYQNNPRMSSVEFNAADRLVTSALSKETLEPAKLEALYKNFDPELNKALMNFKLNAMRKKLGKDNTALKIFENRNAESLAGTSVLSTKDGALGLLSQGPDAILKSNDPFIKFAIETAPRFAELKKKNEELRNKILVNKELIGRAAFEVYGTSIPPDATFTLRISDGVIKSYNYNGTIAPPKTTFYGYYDRYYSFNKQYPWTFSERWENPPSEFDKSTPINFISTNDIIGGNSGSPVINKDAEIIGLAFDGNIESLDDNYIYNTDVPHTVSVDSEGMIEAIKDLYKLERIAKELREGKITE comes from the coding sequence ATGCTTAAGAGAGTAATAAGAGTTTTAGTATTAATGTTAGTAGTATATTCGAGTACTTCGTACTCTCAATACTACGGTGTAAACCTTGATACAGTAAAGTCATCGAAGTATGATATGGGCAAGATGTGGACATTTGATTTTCCGCCTGTAGATTATTTCAACGAGACATACGGATTTAAGCCGACACAGGAATGGCTTGACCATGTACGTATGTCAGCAATTAGGTTTGCGACTTACTGTTCATCGTCGTTTGTATCCGGTGACGGGCTTGTTATGACAAACCATCACTGCGGTCGTGAATCTGTATCTCAAGTAGAAAAAGAAGGTGAAGACCTTCACAATATGGGGTTTCTTGCGATGAAACTTGAAGATGAGAGACCAGTACCGAATTTATTTGTTGATCAGTTAGTTAAAATCATAAACGTAACTGATGAGGTACAAACTGCAATTGAAACAGGAAAGACAAACGAAGAGAAGGTAGCGAACAAGAAAGTTAAGATACAAGAAATTGAGAAAAGAGTTGCTGCAGAGACCGGACTGAGATGTCAGGTGGTTACATTATTTAACGGTGCTGTGTATTCTGCTTATGTATATAAGAGATATACGGATGTGCGTTTAGTTATGGCACCTGAAGATCAGGCAGGATTCTTCGGTGGTGATTACGACAACTTCACATATCCGAGATATAATCTTGACATGACATTCTTCAGGGTTTATGGTGATGACGGTAAACCTTTGAAGACAGAGCATTATTATAAATGGAGTCCGGGAGGAGCAAAACCGGGAGAGCCGATATTTGTAGTAGGTAATCCAGGAAGAACAGAGAGACTTAACACATATTCACAGCTTGAAGTAGCAAGAGATTATACAAATCCTGATGTATTAGCAATGCTTGATATGCTTGTTAATACATATACTGATATCATTGCTAAAAATCCTGATAAAGGAAAGGAAATGAATAACACATTATTTTCGATGGCAAATTCTCAAAAGGTTTACAAAGGAATGGTAAAGGCATTAAATGATCCTGTACTAATGGCCAAGAAGAGACATTTCGAAAAGACTTTCCGAGCAGCAGTGGATGCTAACCCAACACTCAAGTCAAAATACGGTAAAGCATGGGATGAAATTTCGGATGCAAATACCGAACTGAAGAAAATGTATAACGAAATATATTCATATCAGAACAATCCAAGGATGTCGTCAGTTGAATTTAATGCTGCTGACAGACTTGTAACATCGGCACTTTCAAAGGAGACGTTAGAGCCGGCAAAACTTGAAGCACTTTATAAAAACTTTGATCCTGAGTTAAACAAGGCGTTAATGAATTTCAAACTTAATGCGATGCGGAAGAAACTCGGCAAAGACAATACTGCTTTAAAGATTTTCGAGAATCGAAATGCCGAGTCATTAGCCGGTACATCGGTACTTTCGACCAAGGATGGTGCATTGGGACTGCTTTCACAAGGACCTGATGCAATTTTGAAATCTAACGATCCATTTATTAAGTTTGCAATAGAAACTGCACCAAGATTTGCAGAATTGAAGAAAAAGAATGAAGAACTTCGGAATAAAATTTTAGTTAATAAAGAACTTATTGGAAGGGCAGCATTTGAAGTTTATGGTACATCGATACCGCCTGATGCAACGTTTACATTAAGGATTTCAGACGGTGTAATTAAGAGTTATAATTATAATGGGACAATCGCGCCTCCGAAGACTACCTTTTATGGATATTATGACAGGTACTATTCGTTTAATAAGCAGTATCCATGGACATTTTCAGAGAGATGGGAAAATCCACCTTCAGAATTTGATAAGTCAACACCTATAAACTTTATATCGACAAATGATATTATCGGAGGAAACTCAGGTAGTCCTGTAATAAATAAAGATGCGGAGATAATCGGTCTTGCTTTTGACGGCAACATTGAAAGCCTTGACGACAATTATATATATAATACAGATGTTCCTCATACTGTTTCGGTTGATTCAGAGGGTATGATTGAAGCAATTAAAGATCTCTACAAACTCGAAAGAATTGCGAAGGAGTTGAGAGAAGGAAAAATAACAGAATAA